In Myxococcales bacterium, the genomic window TGCCAGTCCATGCCCGCCGATTCGCCGGCTCGTGAGCTCTGCGCGACGGCGCTCGGGCGAGCCAAGAAGCACGCCGACGTATCCCACGTCGAGATCCGCTGGGTGCGTGAGCGTGGTGAACGCCTGCGCGTGCGCGACGGCGCGCCCGAGGGCATTTCGAAGAACAGCGCAGCCGGTTTCTCCGCGCGCTTGATCGCAAGAGGCGCGTGGGGGTTCGCTTGCACCCAGGCGGCTACGGACGCCGACCTCGCACGCATGGTCGACGAGGCGGTCGCCGTCGCGCGCGCCAGTGCGAGGCTCGCCGCGAGACCCGTGAGCTTTCCCGAGCGCAGAGGCGAGCGGGGCAACTACAGCTGCCCAGTGCAGATTGATCCATTTGGCATCAGCCTCGAGCAGAAACTCGGGGATCTCACCGGGCCCGAGGCGGAGCTGAGACGCGGCGGTTCCCCCATCCACAGCGCCGAAGCCTGGATGCACTGGACGGAGGTCGATAAACTTCTCCTGACCAGCGAGGGCACCGACGTCGCGCAGCGCTTCGTCTATGGCGGCATCGGAATGATGGCCATCGCGGTGGGTAGCGATGGACGCATGCAGCGTCGATCGTATCCGGGCTTTCCCGGCTCCGAGGGCCTGCAAGGCGGCTATGAAATCGTCGCCCTCACTGATCTGATGGGAGCCGCCGCGCGAGTGCGCAGCGAAGCCATCGACTTGCTGAGCGCCGACCCCTGCCCCGAGGGAACGCGGGACCTGATCCTCGGCAGCAATCAGATGGCGTTGCAGGTCCACGAGTCGTGTGGGCACCCAACGGAGCTCGATCGCGCCCTCGGCGCCGAGATTTCCCTGGCCGGCGGCTCCTTCCTCCAGCCCAAAGACCTGGGCAAGCTGCGCTACGGCTCGGACATCGTGACCCTGACCGCCGACTCGACCGAGCCAGGCGGGCTGGGCACCTTTGGCTGGGACGACGAGGGCACCCCGGCCACCAAGGCACCGCTGGTCCGCGAGGGGATCTTCGTCGACTACCTCTCTTCTCGCGAGACCGCCGCTGCGCTCGGTCGTGAGTCGACCGCAACGGTGCGCGCCGAGAGCTGGAACCGCGTGCCCATGATCCGCATGGTCAACGTCTCGCTGGAACCGCGGAGTGGCAGCCTGGAAGATCTCATCGCCGACACGGCAGATGGCATCCTGCTCGACGTCAATCAGAGCTGGAGCATCGACGACCTGAGGTTGAACTTTCAGTTTTCGTGCGAGCTGGGCTGGGAGATCAAACGCGGCAAGCGCGTGCGCTTGCTCCGGGACTCGCGCTACACCGGCATCACTCCGAAGTTCTGGCAGAGCTGCGACGCAATCTGTGGCGCCGCGGAGTCCCGGATCTGGGGGCTCATGCTGTGTGGCAAGGGCGACCCGATGCAGACGATGGCCGTGGCGCACGCTGCAGCGCCAGCGCGCTTCCGCCAGGTCGAGATCGGGCATACATGAAGGCCGACGAGCTCACCGAGTTGCTGAAGCGTGCGCTCGACCGCGCCGGAGAGCCCGAGGCTGAAGCCTACGCGAGCTTCGCCCGGCGTGGCTTCGCTCGCTTCGCCGTCGGTGACCTCGGACAGCACATGCAGCTCGAGGAGCCGTCGGTGGTCGTGCGGGTGGCGCGGGATCGGCGGGTGGTCGAGGCCAGCGTCGCAGAGCTCGACGAAGCCGCGATCGTGAACGCTCTGAAGGACGCGGCGCGAGCCGCCCCGAGTGTGCCGCGCGACGAGAGTTTCCCGGGCTTCGCCGGCGCGGACGAGCCGGCTCCGCCGCCCGTCGCGCGCTTCGCCCGGAGCACGGCGGAGGCGAGCGCAGACGAGCGAGTCACGCTGCTCGAGCCGGTATTTCGCCGCATCGAGCGCGCAGGGTTGATCGCAACCGGTGTGCTCGACACGACCTCGCGAATCGAAGCCGTTGCCACGAGCCACGGGCTCCTGCGTTCGTACCAGAGCACACTCGCGTCGTTCAAGGTCTGGGCGCTGGAGAGCGCCGGCGGCGGCGGGGCTGCCGGGCACGGCATGTGCGCTCACACCGACGTGACACAGCTCTCGCTCGAAGCCGAGACAGAGCGGGCCGTGACCGACGCCGAGCGCGGGAAGAATCCCGGCTCGCTGCCCGCCGGCGCCTACGACGCTGTGCTCGGTCCCCTGGCGTTCGCCGAACTGATCGAGTGGCTGGGTATGATTGGCCTCGGTGCGCGAGAGCTCGAACAAGGCATGAGCCCGCTCTCCGGCCGTATGGGTGAGCGCATCACCGGCGAGTTGTTATCCGTGTTCGAAGATCCGCTCGGCCCCCACGCGTTCTCTGCTCCGTTCGATCGCGAAGGGGTGGCTCGCCGCCAGGTCCCGTTGCTCCGCCGGGGCGTGGCCCAAGCGGTCGTGCACGATCGCGCCACCGCCGCCCGCGCCGGCATTAGTTCGACCGGCAACGCTTGCCCGCCGGGTGGGTTTGCCTCCGGAGGCCCGACCCCATCGTCGTTGGTCGTCGAGGGCGGAGAGGCCGCCAGCCTCGACGAGCTGATCGGTGGTCTCGGGCGCGGACTTTATGTGCGACGGCTGCACTACGTGAACGGCTACCTGGAACCCCGACGCGCCGTGATGACCGGACTGACCCGGGACGGGACGTTTCTGGTGGAGCACGGCAAGATCGTCGGGGCCGTAGAGAGCATGCGCTTCACCGACAGCCTGCTCGAGGCGCTGGAACGGGCCGATGGCATGACCGCCGACCGCGTCTTGGTTCCGAACTGGTGGTCGGCCGGCGGCTCGGTCGCAGCCCCGGGCGTGCGGATCCGAGGGCTCACTTTCTCGTCCGGAAGCCGCGAGAAGTGACGGACCAATTCGTGTTACGCTGAAAGCTCCCTGCGGGGGTGCGTCGCTCATGACCGATCGTCGGCAACTCAACTGGACTGCAAGCGATGCAGAGATCGCAAAAGCGGTGGCCGGTGCAACCAAGAGCACGCGCTTTTTGACCGCTGACGATCTGGACGTGCATTTTCAGCCGATCGTCTCGATCAAGACGGGGCAGGTCTTCGCCCAAGAGGCCTTGGTGCGCTGCAAGGTCCCGGAGTACCGAAATCCGACCCACTTGTTCCACCGCGCGGTGGAAGAGAAGTCCACGGGGCGACTGGGGCGCCCGATTCGAGATGTTGCGTTCTCACGCGGCGCCGGCCATCGGCTGTTCGTGAACGTACACCCGGACGAGCTGAGCTCGCGCTGGTTGGTCCGCCCGGACGACCCGCTGAACTATCACGACTCGGAGGTCTTCTTGGAGATCACCGAGTCCGCTGCCTTCGAGTACTTCGATCTCTGCAAGGGCGTGCTCAAGGAGCTGTGCTCCCGCGCCCAGGTCCATTTGGTGGTCGACGATCTGGGCGCCGGCCACAGCAATCTGAAGCGGGTGCTCGATCTCGAGCCGGACGTCGTCAAGCTCGATCGCGAGCTGATCATCGAGCTCGACAAGAGCCGGCGGCAGCAGATCTTGGTCCGCGCAGTGACGGGGCTCTGCCGAGAGCTCGGCGCCACCGTGGTGGCCGAGGGCATCGAGACGCTCGACGAGCTCAAGGCGGTGCGGGACTGTGGCGTCGACTTCGCACAAGGCTACCTGCTCGCGAAGCCCGCGTACCCCATCCCCCAGGTCAACTGGCCACTCTGATCTCCGGGCCGCTGGCGCCCCGAACCGACGGGTGTCGATTCCGGGGCGCCGAGGCGCGCGTCACGCAATTTTCTTCGCGTGCGGCGCGGGACCGACGACCGCTCCGATGTCTACTTTGGCGACACCAGGGCCTTCACCGGTCCAAACGGACACCGTCGTGCTGCATTGGGGGAAGTCCGTGTCGATTCGAACAATCTTTCCGACACGGCCGTCTTCGAGCAGCACTCGGCGGCGATCCGTCATGTACTGATGGATGTGCCGAATGGTTGCCATGGGTTGGAATATAGATTCCGGGCTCCGACGTGTCAGATTTCTGGGGCATTTTTGCCGACGAGCAAGACCGCGGCCTGCCCCG contains:
- a CDS encoding TldD/PmbA family protein, translating into MPADSPARELCATALGRAKKHADVSHVEIRWVRERGERLRVRDGAPEGISKNSAAGFSARLIARGAWGFACTQAATDADLARMVDEAVAVARASARLAARPVSFPERRGERGNYSCPVQIDPFGISLEQKLGDLTGPEAELRRGGSPIHSAEAWMHWTEVDKLLLTSEGTDVAQRFVYGGIGMMAIAVGSDGRMQRRSYPGFPGSEGLQGGYEIVALTDLMGAAARVRSEAIDLLSADPCPEGTRDLILGSNQMALQVHESCGHPTELDRALGAEISLAGGSFLQPKDLGKLRYGSDIVTLTADSTEPGGLGTFGWDDEGTPATKAPLVREGIFVDYLSSRETAAALGRESTATVRAESWNRVPMIRMVNVSLEPRSGSLEDLIADTADGILLDVNQSWSIDDLRLNFQFSCELGWEIKRGKRVRLLRDSRYTGITPKFWQSCDAICGAAESRIWGLMLCGKGDPMQTMAVAHAAAPARFRQVEIGHT
- a CDS encoding TldD/PmbA family protein, whose translation is MKADELTELLKRALDRAGEPEAEAYASFARRGFARFAVGDLGQHMQLEEPSVVVRVARDRRVVEASVAELDEAAIVNALKDAARAAPSVPRDESFPGFAGADEPAPPPVARFARSTAEASADERVTLLEPVFRRIERAGLIATGVLDTTSRIEAVATSHGLLRSYQSTLASFKVWALESAGGGGAAGHGMCAHTDVTQLSLEAETERAVTDAERGKNPGSLPAGAYDAVLGPLAFAELIEWLGMIGLGARELEQGMSPLSGRMGERITGELLSVFEDPLGPHAFSAPFDREGVARRQVPLLRRGVAQAVVHDRATAARAGISSTGNACPPGGFASGGPTPSSLVVEGGEAASLDELIGGLGRGLYVRRLHYVNGYLEPRRAVMTGLTRDGTFLVEHGKIVGAVESMRFTDSLLEALERADGMTADRVLVPNWWSAGGSVAAPGVRIRGLTFSSGSREK
- a CDS encoding EAL domain-containing protein is translated as MTDRRQLNWTASDAEIAKAVAGATKSTRFLTADDLDVHFQPIVSIKTGQVFAQEALVRCKVPEYRNPTHLFHRAVEEKSTGRLGRPIRDVAFSRGAGHRLFVNVHPDELSSRWLVRPDDPLNYHDSEVFLEITESAAFEYFDLCKGVLKELCSRAQVHLVVDDLGAGHSNLKRVLDLEPDVVKLDRELIIELDKSRRQQILVRAVTGLCRELGATVVAEGIETLDELKAVRDCGVDFAQGYLLAKPAYPIPQVNWPL